One window of Oculatellaceae cyanobacterium genomic DNA carries:
- a CDS encoding anti-sigma regulatory factor produces MKTELHIPSDLKFLSIVEHWLLGSLEAELGESVDWTRQANRLRLVLVEAYSNVVRHAHKNQPNLPVLIRLELKERDLALEIWDHGKGFDLSTYLPPNPNDKQENGYGWLIMNRLMDRVEYRLQVNGRNCLKLEANLPEAPKSSNS; encoded by the coding sequence ATGAAAACTGAGTTACATATACCTAGCGATTTAAAGTTTTTATCAATTGTCGAACACTGGCTGCTAGGCAGTTTGGAAGCTGAACTAGGGGAATCTGTTGATTGGACACGCCAAGCAAATCGTTTAAGATTAGTTTTAGTAGAAGCATACTCAAATGTAGTGCGCCACGCCCATAAAAATCAACCGAATTTACCTGTATTAATTCGTTTAGAGTTAAAAGAGCGTGACCTTGCCTTAGAAATTTGGGATCATGGCAAAGGATTTGATCTTTCTACATATCTCCCACCAAATCCTAATGATAAACAGGAAAATGGCTATGGCTGGTTAATCATGAATCGGCTAATGGATCGAGTAGAATATCGCTTACAAGTAAATGGTCGCAACTGTCTCAAGCTAGAAGCAAACTTGCCAGAAGCACCAAAATCTTCTAACTCATAA
- a CDS encoding ketosteroid isomerase family protein, translated as MTLAEDLPLTTESVSVVEVKIEGITEPVLVRYFETLNAGDFQATAALFAETGTMYPPFEEPKVGQDAIAAYLEAEAQGMTLYPYQGIAETLEDGLIDIKVSGKVQTRWFGVNVSWSFVLNSEQEIISATIKLLASHQELLSLKR; from the coding sequence ATGACACTTGCTGAAGACTTACCCTTGACTACTGAATCTGTCTCGGTTGTTGAAGTGAAGATTGAAGGAATTACAGAACCAGTATTGGTGCGTTACTTTGAAACGTTAAACGCGGGTGATTTTCAAGCGACAGCAGCTTTATTTGCCGAAACTGGGACAATGTATCCGCCATTTGAGGAACCCAAGGTAGGTCAAGATGCGATCGCAGCTTATTTAGAAGCAGAAGCCCAAGGAATGACACTCTATCCTTACCAAGGCATTGCCGAAACTTTAGAAGATGGCTTAATTGATATTAAAGTTAGCGGCAAGGTACAAACTCGCTGGTTTGGGGTGAATGTTTCCTGGTCATTTGTCCTCAATTCAGAGCAAGAAATTATTTCCGCTACTATTAAATTGTTAGCTTCTCATCAAGAGTTACTCAGCCTTAAAAGATAG